Below is a window of Rhizobium jaguaris DNA.
GCAGAACGAGATAGTGAATGGAATACGCGATGTGAAGCGCTCGAAGAATTTGTTACTGCCTCCCATGCGGTGCGCTACCTAAGCGATGATGAGATCAGAGACTTGTTAGAGCGTCTCGAGAAACACGGATCACTGGGGCTTCTAGCTGAGCAGTCACCACAACAGCGCTTCGTCGCCTTGAATGAAAGAGCGCAGAGGCAATTGTTAGTGGCGCTACACGAAGCCACCCAAGGGCGCCCGTTTGAAGACATAATCGCAGATGAGTATGCGCGAATTATGCCACCCGAGGCCCAAAATCTCTACCTCGACATCTGCACACTCCATCGGTTCGGAGTCGGCGTAAGAGCGGGTGTGATCTCACGAATTTCCGGCATTCGGTTCGAAGACTTCCAACGCTCCCTTTTCCTGCCGCTCGAAAACATTGTCTCAGCAACGTTCGACCGCTTCATTAAGGATATGGTCTATCGTGCGCGCCATCAGCACGTTGCTGAAATCGTATTTATGGAAGCATTGAAGACCGATGAAGATAAATTCAATCAAATCCTAAGGCTTTTGCGCGGACTGAACGTCAATTTCGGCATTGACAAGGAGGCTTTTGGCAATCTGACACGAGGCAGAGCGATAGCCCAAGCCTTCCGTTCCGTGGACATGGGGCGTGCATTATTCAAACTCGCGGCAGAAATCGGCGGGGAAGACGCGTATCTGCTCCATCAGGAAGGTAACTTCGAAATCAATCATCATGGCGGCGATCTCGATCGTGCCGAAACGCTTCTCAAGAAAGCGGAGGCTATCGCAACCCACAATGATCCAAGCATTCAGCATAGCCTTGCAAATCTCTATCGCAAGAAAGCGCTAGAAGAGCCTAACGAGCTGTTGCGCAAGGAGCTTCGCCAGCGTGCGCTATCGCGTCTGCGCCTCCAAGATGCGTCAGGGCGGAACCATGTCTACACCGTGAACACAAAGCTCTTGGTACTGATCGACGGCTTGAAGGAAATGCTGCCGGCGAACGGAACCAAGCTTGATCCGCCAGCTGAGCGCGTACTCGTCGATCGGATGAAAGAGATCGAGACGGAGTTCGTCACTGCACATCAGATGTTTCCCGACGATGAATACATCCTCTCTGCAGAGGCAAATTATCGAACAGCTATCAGCGAGCACCCCAAGGCGCTAGCGGCCTTGGAGAAGGCATTCACCACCAATCCCAGGCAGGAATGGCTGGCCCTGAGATTGGCGTCTCACTACGAGAGCGCAGGTCGCTTGCCAGAGGCTAAGGCGGTTTTGCTTAAGGTCACACACGAGGTCCCGACTGCAAAACAGGCACATTTTCGCGTTGGTCAGATGAATGCGAACTCCGGCAACGAGACCGAACGTAGAACAAGCCTTCAGCATTTTCGATCGGCATTTTCGAACGGTGACACCAATTACATAGCCCAGCTGTGGTACGGGCGACAACTGTTCCTCGATTTGCAGTTCCAGGAAGCGGATAAGGTCTTCGAACACCTTTCCGGTACCAAGATCACCTCCGCAACAAAGCTCAAACCACGCGCAATTTTAACGGACACCAACGGATCATCCGTTCGGTTTCGCGGCGACGTAGTGACGATTGAGGCGGGTTATACGTTCGTACAAAACAAAGAATATGGCCGGAACCTCTTTTCACACGAAGCGAACTCGGATGCGAGTGAATGGGCAAAATTAAAGGTCGGCGCAGAAGTAACCTACGAGCTTGCCTTCAACTTCAAAGGACCCTGCGCGGTAAGCTTAAGATCGATCGAATAGGCAGTGCGGTGGTCGGTTTTTCGCTGATCCGTTTATCAATGGCAAAAAGCCTGTTTGCGTTGCCCGCACCAATCGCGGACGCTATGAAGTGGACGCCAGCGTCTTTACATAATTTCGGGTTTCTGCAACGCGTTGCAAACACAGCGCCCCTTTGCCCATCACCGGCGCGAAATCTTCCAGGCGTAACCGGTGAATTTGGCCGAGGTGTCAGGAAAGGCGCACAACGTCGTCCGTGCTACAGCGTCGTCATACCCCCATTGCAACGGGTTGCAAATGATCGGGTGGATCAAGCCCCTCATAGCTGATCTCTGCCACCCATCTGGCAAGCGTGCGGACACTTACGCCCGCACCATACCTCTCCTCAACGATGCCCGACCTCGACCAGCCACCTAAGGCGCGCGTCGAGTCGATCGGCACGCCGTTTTCACGCAATGCGTCGCGGAAGTTATGGCGCAAGGAATGGAACGACAGACCGCGCTGCTTGATACCTAGCTTTGTCAGCCAGTAGCTAAAGCGCTTTTGGAACAAATCGGAAAGTTGGTGTTGGTCTTTGCCTGGAAGCTCGGGAAAAAGACGCCCTCCCCCCGCCTTCTTGGTTTCCTCTACGAGATCAATTAGACCGAGGCGCACCAATTCCGGGTGAACGGGAATAAGGCGCTCACTACCCGGCGTCTTGTATTCCTGATCGTCTGTCTCCCAGAGAACGAAGCAATGCTCGCCATACGTTTTCTCAACATCATTCACAGTCAAACCCACGATTTCGCCCAGGCGCATGCCCGAGAACAGAGCAATCAGCGGCACCCAATAGCGACCAATGCTCTCACTCTCCCGCGACCATGCGGGCAAGCCGGCGATGATTGTGTTAAGGGCGTCGATCTTCCAGGGGCGCCTTGCATTCTTCGCCCGTTTCTTGCCGCCCGCTAGCCTTGCGGCCGGGTTGAGCGTGAGCAGGCCCTTGCGTACCGCCCAATTGAAGAAGGCGCTGAGGGTGTGTGTGTACACCTTGACGGTGGTCGGAGACAGCATGCGATCGGTCCGGGTGGCCGCCAAGTCAACTATCTCCCGCATTGTCGCACAAGTCTTGTAGGCCTCCAGCTTAGCAACGTTTGCCGGCAGCCCGGCAATGAGTTCCTGAACACCGGCGCACTCGGCACGTGTGATCGTAGCAAGCGGCTTGTCCTCGCCGAGCAGTTCCTTCATGGCACGGAAGGTAACGACATACTTTGCATCTGCGGTGTCGCCCAAATGAGCGCGCGTGGGATCA
It encodes the following:
- a CDS encoding tetratricopeptide repeat protein, translating into MDDPNIRTVLFDLMNEDIRRPTYYTVSPHFDDIEIRSFARQRISAIPLTFQAFLEELDRQIAKPKRSLGLFAMSKTSTVAKFFVAHDRSLSEATATYLEKDVIHIRRDLPVEAAKPTEFYKGYDVGFGGIAAELDAKRKIADTILVDAVLSEETSTRRDVELFVLKGAAGNGKTTVLKRVAWDAAASFGALVLFVPESGALIAERVSELSLLTDRRIFICVDRAALRANELARFMRQMAADRVKVTIITAERDSEWNTRCEALEEFVTASHAVRYLSDDEIRDLLERLEKHGSLGLLAEQSPQQRFVALNERAQRQLLVALHEATQGRPFEDIIADEYARIMPPEAQNLYLDICTLHRFGVGVRAGVISRISGIRFEDFQRSLFLPLENIVSATFDRFIKDMVYRARHQHVAEIVFMEALKTDEDKFNQILRLLRGLNVNFGIDKEAFGNLTRGRAIAQAFRSVDMGRALFKLAAEIGGEDAYLLHQEGNFEINHHGGDLDRAETLLKKAEAIATHNDPSIQHSLANLYRKKALEEPNELLRKELRQRALSRLRLQDASGRNHVYTVNTKLLVLIDGLKEMLPANGTKLDPPAERVLVDRMKEIETEFVTAHQMFPDDEYILSAEANYRTAISEHPKALAALEKAFTTNPRQEWLALRLASHYESAGRLPEAKAVLLKVTHEVPTAKQAHFRVGQMNANSGNETERRTSLQHFRSAFSNGDTNYIAQLWYGRQLFLDLQFQEADKVFEHLSGTKITSATKLKPRAILTDTNGSSVRFRGDVVTIEAGYTFVQNKEYGRNLFSHEANSDASEWAKLKVGAEVTYELAFNFKGPCAVSLRSIE
- a CDS encoding site-specific integrase, encoding MKKKSKIKSVNGRSATQDRYTGEGQEVTKVTGLIRRGSTYSLRRRVPTDLVKALGKTEIWIALGTSDYRAAAKEARLASVRLDLQWEKHRETLKQGGKINPNDRLSEGELRRAVISDFWAREQAAAITVGDDERRENIEHEIGGLETRDPSAEAALFAQARSIIRERKLNISLPAERTVGGAREPFIPSPELQRLLELIRRADVEHLKRMIDRLEGAHGDQEHDPLFKGVNSVSVVPAQSDGITLGEAITRMQSDPTRAHLGDTADAKYVVTFRAMKELLGEDKPLATITRAECAGVQELIAGLPANVAKLEAYKTCATMREIVDLAATRTDRMLSPTTVKVYTHTLSAFFNWAVRKGLLTLNPAARLAGGKKRAKNARRPWKIDALNTIIAGLPAWSRESESIGRYWVPLIALFSGMRLGEIVGLTVNDVEKTYGEHCFVLWETDDQEYKTPGSERLIPVHPELVRLGLIDLVEETKKAGGGRLFPELPGKDQHQLSDLFQKRFSYWLTKLGIKQRGLSFHSLRHNFRDALRENGVPIDSTRALGGWSRSGIVEERYGAGVSVRTLARWVAEISYEGLDPPDHLQPVAMGV